One genomic segment of Clostridium estertheticum subsp. estertheticum includes these proteins:
- a CDS encoding mannose/fructose/sorbose PTS transporter subunit IIA, whose protein sequence is MIAIILATHGKVSEEILKLTESILGKQRNVATITYLPGEGADDLMKKYEDVIKSLRCQAGVLFMVDLFGGSPFNAASRIAAKGKNMDIITGANIPMLLGVFSAREDSTVDELAAIAISTGQLGIKSLKETLKNSKENE, encoded by the coding sequence ATGATAGCTATAATACTCGCAACACATGGTAAGGTTTCCGAAGAAATATTAAAATTAACAGAATCGATTTTAGGAAAGCAAAGGAACGTTGCTACAATAACTTACTTGCCAGGAGAAGGCGCAGATGACTTGATGAAAAAATATGAGGATGTTATAAAGTCTTTGCGGTGTCAAGCAGGTGTTCTTTTTATGGTAGATTTGTTTGGTGGTAGCCCTTTCAATGCAGCTAGTAGGATAGCAGCAAAGGGAAAAAACATGGATATTATAACCGGAGCAAATATTCCTATGTTACTGGGGGTATTTTCAGCTAGAGAAGATTCGACTGTAGATGAACTTGCTGCAATAGCGATAAGTACTGGTCAGCTCGGAATAAAATCGTTAAAAGAAACTTTGAAAAATAGCAAAGAGAATGAATAA
- a CDS encoding MDR family MFS transporter, with product MKSKNRGIVIALMVAMFLAAVEGTVVTTAIPTIVKDLNGFELISWVFSAYLLTSAISTPIYGKLSDLYGRKNVLSIGIAIFIVGSCLCGISQSMYQLIASRGIQGLGAGAIFTITYTIVGDIFTAKESTRIQGGISTVWGIASLAGPFLGGFLIENISWNWIFFINLPFGIISIVLLQKNLIETVERKKHKIDYVGTLLFSFAIITFLLGSLSGGKMKTVISIAVTIVLLVLFYYVEKKAEEPIIPFDIFTKTSNIVNAISFLASGILIGAEVYMPLYMQNVLGFGPTISGISMAPMSISWLLSSFVLSKAIPKYGKKIVVGTANLILLISCVFLATLSIESPLQLVVVYGFIMGFGFGGAFTTLTIVVQESVGYNKRGAATAVNSLVRTLGQTIAVSVFGTILNMYIVKYFNNLGISGIKPSNLYSSSISSNSLSILQVKLSLNSGLHEVFVAMIIIAIVSLALSFMFDAKSKKNLCKV from the coding sequence ATGAAATCAAAAAACAGAGGTATAGTAATTGCATTAATGGTGGCGATGTTTCTTGCAGCTGTAGAGGGTACAGTTGTAACTACGGCAATACCCACTATAGTAAAAGATTTAAATGGGTTTGAACTTATAAGCTGGGTTTTTTCTGCTTATTTATTGACATCTGCAATTTCTACACCGATATATGGAAAATTATCAGATTTATATGGAAGGAAAAATGTTCTATCAATTGGAATTGCAATTTTTATAGTCGGAAGCTGTCTTTGTGGAATATCACAAAGTATGTATCAGCTTATAGCGTCTCGTGGCATTCAAGGACTAGGAGCAGGAGCGATATTTACCATTACATATACTATAGTTGGTGATATTTTCACTGCTAAAGAAAGTACAAGGATTCAAGGAGGGATAAGTACAGTATGGGGAATAGCAAGTTTAGCTGGACCTTTTTTAGGAGGTTTTTTGATAGAAAATATTTCTTGGAACTGGATTTTTTTTATAAACTTACCTTTTGGGATAATATCTATAGTACTTTTGCAAAAGAATTTAATTGAAACTGTTGAAAGGAAGAAACACAAAATAGATTATGTAGGTACATTATTATTTTCATTCGCAATCATAACTTTTTTACTAGGAAGTTTATCTGGTGGTAAAATGAAAACAGTAATATCAATAGCTGTTACAATTGTGTTGTTAGTTTTATTCTATTATGTGGAAAAAAAGGCGGAAGAACCTATTATACCTTTTGATATTTTTACAAAGACTAGTAATATAGTAAATGCTATAAGTTTTTTAGCATCAGGTATTTTAATTGGCGCTGAGGTTTATATGCCTTTATATATGCAAAATGTTTTGGGATTTGGACCTACAATCTCTGGAATATCTATGGCGCCGATGTCTATATCGTGGCTCTTATCATCATTCGTTTTGAGCAAAGCTATTCCTAAGTATGGTAAGAAAATAGTGGTTGGGACAGCTAATCTTATTTTGCTTATTAGTTGTGTGTTTTTAGCTACTTTAAGTATTGAATCTCCATTACAATTAGTTGTAGTTTATGGTTTTATCATGGGATTTGGTTTTGGAGGAGCATTTACTACATTAACAATAGTGGTGCAAGAGTCTGTAGGATATAATAAAAGAGGGGCAGCGACAGCAGTGAATTCGCTAGTGCGAACATTAGGACAAACTATTGCAGTAAGCGTTTTTGGAACCATATTAAATATGTATATAGTTAAATATTTTAATAATCTAGGAATAAGTGGTATAAAGCCAAGCAATTTATATTCTAGTTCAATTTCGAGTAACAGTCTAAGTATACTTCAAGTAAAGTTATCTTTAAATTCAGGGCTTCATGAGGTATTTGTAGCAATGATCATAATCGCGATAGTGTCACTTGCACTTTCTTTTATGTTTGATGCAAAATCAAAAAAAAATTTATGTAAGGTATAA
- a CDS encoding AI-2E family transporter, protein MIKYKKIPYIEFVPIIIITFLLYRIVNNIENVGSILHKIFSLMSYFIWGFVIAYLLNPLMVYLEKKVKIKRLYSIGIIYTLLVGIIILITTLLAPNIISSAVDLFNNIPKFADKSYKWSTLFISQNQLLNKFDITSYLNKYLNTFNNDISKYFAPGLQLILDNLVGLSSLFMKLVSGIVISVYFLMDKESIILYLQKFIYSISSEHIAITIIDFLKIVNTIFKKYFVGKTIDSIIFAIISFIGFIILGIPYALPFSLVIGITNMIPYFGNIIGMAPAVIITLFFNPVKSIEIMLFIVTLSNIDGWFIQPKIIGDKVGLSPLLIILGIVLGGGLFGIIGMLLGVPAIALIKTLLENFMDKQVKNK, encoded by the coding sequence GTGATTAAATATAAAAAAATACCTTATATAGAGTTTGTCCCCATAATTATAATTACTTTTCTTCTTTACAGAATAGTAAATAACATTGAAAATGTAGGTTCAATACTTCATAAAATTTTTTCATTAATGAGCTACTTTATCTGGGGGTTCGTTATAGCTTATTTACTAAATCCACTTATGGTGTACCTTGAGAAAAAAGTGAAGATAAAAAGACTCTATAGTATAGGAATAATTTATACATTATTAGTAGGCATTATAATTTTAATAACAACTTTACTTGCCCCAAATATTATTAGCAGTGCCGTAGATTTATTTAATAATATCCCTAAATTTGCAGATAAATCATATAAATGGTCTACTCTTTTTATATCTCAAAATCAGTTATTAAACAAATTTGATATAACATCTTACTTGAATAAGTACCTTAATACTTTTAATAACGATATATCAAAATATTTTGCCCCAGGTTTACAACTTATTCTTGATAACCTAGTGGGTTTAAGTTCTTTATTTATGAAATTAGTGTCTGGTATAGTAATATCTGTTTATTTTCTAATGGATAAAGAATCTATTATTTTATATCTTCAAAAATTTATTTACTCTATTTCAAGTGAACATATCGCTATTACCATAATTGATTTTTTAAAAATAGTTAATACTATATTTAAAAAGTATTTCGTTGGTAAAACAATTGACTCTATTATTTTTGCAATTATATCATTTATTGGATTTATTATATTAGGTATACCTTATGCCTTGCCTTTTAGCTTAGTAATTGGAATAACAAATATGATTCCATACTTTGGAAACATTATAGGAATGGCTCCTGCTGTTATAATAACACTATTCTTTAATCCAGTTAAATCTATAGAAATAATGCTCTTTATTGTAACCCTTAGCAACATTGATGGATGGTTCATCCAACCAAAAATCATTGGCGATAAGGTCGGTCTTAGTCCTCTACTTATAATCCTTGGAATAGTTCTTGGCGGAGGGTTATTCGGAATTATAGGAATGTTACTTGGTGTTCCAGCTATTGCATTAATTAAGACTCTACTAGAAAATTTCATGGATAAACAAGTTAAAAACAAATAA